ATCTGAAAGGATAATTGAATTAGAGGAGGAGGGGAGCGGCAAAAGTATTAAAGTAAAAGCTCTAAAATTTAGGTCAGTATTGTTACTAAAGAtgctttggtttcattttttgtcATTAATGAGGCTGATATTTATAGTTGGTTGTCCAAATTTGCATCTATTCAGTTGACAAATAGGTGATGTTTAAAAGAAGAAGTTCAGAGAAAGAACTAGTTACGTGGCCCCACCTTCGGTTGTCAGTGCGTGCTTAAAAGTTTTAGCACCTTCTGTATGATTGTTAAAGGGTCTGGCAAGAAGCTTAATCCCCTAACTTTTAGTATTGAAATAATACTCTGAGCTGTGACTAGGTGTCTGCAGGATGATTAGATATCTTCAGAAATGGGGTACTTCTTAAGAATGAAAGAGATAGCATTGTAACTGTACGAGACAGCAGGCTTAAGCCAGGCAAACCAGGACATAGGGTCACTCTACTCCTCTGGTAcaatttactaaaaattttttttgttcatttgtagaGGTTTGGGATTTGATACAGGTTTGAGTAAAGAAGGTAGGGACCTGAATATAGGCATTGCAACTTGAGCTTGAGCTCTTACTGATCTGATCTGCCATGTGATGTCAGCTAAATCACACAGCCTAACCTATGGGATCCCTCACATTGGTGATTAGCCTCTATGAAAATTTTtacttcattccttcatttttttagtTAGGCACCAGAGCTGGGGTTTAAGACTTAGATTCCAAGACTTAACAGTTATGaatcagtaactttttttttaaagtttgtatttatttgagagacagcgtgagggAAGGACAAGacgaaagggagagagaatcccaagcaggttccatgctcagcatgaagcccaacgtggggctcaaactcatgaccctgagatcatgacctgagttgaaattaagggtcagacactccaccgactgagtcacccaggtgccccaatcaatAACGTTTTTAAAtagtgctgggggtgggggcttgggtggctcagctgattaagtgttaagtgtctgactcttggtcttggcccatgtcatgatctcacagttcgagagattgagccccacgttggactccgtgctgacattgcagagtctgcttgggattctctctctgcccctcctctacctgtgtgttctctctccctcaacataaagaaataaactttaaaaaaaatagtgcaagGGAGAGAGCCAGCAGAGGCGTCGCGGCGCTACCACCACATCCACAGTCATGCTGAAACACGAGTTGTTTGTGGACAGGACCTGTGAAGGCTGCTCCAGTGCAGTCAGTCGGGTGCTCAACAAGCTGGGAGGAGTTGAGTTTGGCATTGACCTGCCTAACGAGAAGGTTTGCGTCAACTCTGAGCACGGCGTGGATCTTCTGCTGGAGACCCTGGGAAAAACAGGACAAGCTGTTTCCTACCTCGGCCCCAAGTAGTGAGGGCCTGGACCCTGGGCCCAAGATGGAGCAAAGCGGGCAGGCCGCTGATCCTCTCCTGCCTTCCCGACAGACCTGGGCCTGGCAGTCCTACTCAGCAATAGGAGTTCCTACAGAGACCCTCACTTGCCCTGCTCCTCCCTAGCGTCCCTGCAATAAAATCGAGCCACTTTGGttgtaagtgttaaaaaaaaaaatagtccaagGGCAATTAATTGTGcaaggcatttattttattaagggtagaaaatatttccatagaTTGATAATGCGATAGATGATTAACTTGGATCATGTTATAGATGATTCATTGCCTCCTTAGTTAAGGCAACAAGTCCTTTATGAGATTCAACCCTTAGCTGGTATACTTagaatggtaatttttttttttttaagtttatttattttgagagagtgagagagcacgtgggagcaggggagaggcagagagagagagagaatcccaagccagctgtcagtacagagcccagcgcagggctcggactcatgaaccgtgagatcctgacctgagccgaaatctagatgTTTAATcatctcagccacccaggcgcccctaaaatggtaATTTCTGAGGAGAGAAGGCCTTTGGAtcataatattctcattataTAAAGAAACAGTTTTGAGAAGCTGTGATTTGCCACCAGGTCATAGAGCTAATGACATAAATCACTTTCACAAAGGAATCTAATTTCTAAAATCGTACATTCTAAAATAACCCAAAGTTACCCTGGTCCTTTATCTTCCTCTCTCGGACCCGTCCTGTAATTCCAGCCCATCACATGCAGCCTCTGAAAGGTCCACTCAGCCACCCCAAATCAGGGTGGTTATGTGTGTATAATTTCTTTCTGGATGAAATGTGATTTCCTT
This sequence is a window from Lynx canadensis isolate LIC74 chromosome A3, mLynCan4.pri.v2, whole genome shotgun sequence. Protein-coding genes within it:
- the LOC115511139 gene encoding copper transport protein ATOX1-like, which produces MLKHELFVDRTCEGCSSAVSRVLNKLGGVEFGIDLPNEKVCVNSEHGVDLLLETLGKTGQAVSYLGPK